GGGTTTGGTATTCTggattaattgcaaatttaaattcactatttCGATCCAGGAGATTCAGAAATGGTCTCTTTTGAGTCGAAATCGAACTGAAAGTAGTTGGTATAATAACTTGACCGGAACTCGTATAATAAGCGTGAAAGCCGTGAGTAATTTTCCCAGTAATTGACTTTGAAGTGTTTGCTGCAGTGTTTGATAGACACAAGGTCGATCTAAATATAGTAAATTACGCGTCACATTTGAGAAAAAGCAAACTGCATTTTTACTGGACGCCAAACAAAGCACTTTGTCTTTAACTCAATGACGCTTTGGAGCGTCATTAAGAAAAGTCTAATTGTTTGATGACgcactttcaaaaatcaacgtagAATCTCGCGACTTGCCCTCTTTTCcggaaagaaaggaaaaaagcgCAAAGAGAGTTCTGGAGTGAATGTGAAGTTACAGATATCTGATAAAACCATACTTTTTCCCATCCACTTCTATATTTAGATTCTCGAGAATGGAAAATGATGAAGTCGAGTGAGATCGAGGGAGAAAGAGCGACAAGAAGAGTTGACCGCATGAGAGAAGGGTAAAAGAGGGAGGGGTAGGAAAGTGATTCAGTGATTGTGCTAGCATGATACTGGTAGCTTACCTTTTTACATGCTCGTACAATTTTCTTCAAGTCATATTCAGAAGAGAGCCCTTGCACCGTTGTTAAGGTCTTGCGACCATTCCGTTGTTGAATCCTTATATGCACGAGACCGTCTTGGACATCATCATCTGAACCCTTGATTGCATCTGCAAAGGGGTCtggaaaacaaaacaatttcttCTTAATTTAAGATAAAAGGCCAAAAGTGTCTTGCGTTACacctcaattattatttttcccgAGCAGGTCGAGTTTTAACGGTAACGGGAAGAATGTAGCGTTTTTCTGATTGTATTCCGTAATTCAAGTGAAGACGCTGTCGCCATTTTGTCAAACTATCTAGTGGAACGCAGATTTCGTAGAGATGGGAAAATTGGATAATTACCGAATGTGTTGAGATTCTGGATGGACATACGACAAACAAAATATATCCCTCGGAGATATACAACTGCAAATTGCAAAGAAGATTGAAGAAAGTAACTAGAGACGCAGGATAACACAAGCACTAAACTGAAAAGTCAAAAGATCTCGTGTTCGTGTGGAGACGGAGGCCGAACTCAGGCCGATGGGTGGGGTTAACTTGTCTTGTCCCGTGCGTTCCCAAACTCACGCAGTCTTGCCTTCACTCTTGCCTCGATCGATTTTAGAACGCAATTCAAATTTTAGAGTTAAAATCTCGGAATGCAATAAAGAGGACAAGATAAACAAtggcttattttattttattctgttaaTTTAATATTCAGAATATGCCAACACAAGTTCCCTGTTATTCATACTTTTTTCCactgtttacaaaaattcaaaattattttatgatcCTTCAGGGTTTCGAAAGCATTACACATGCACGaatcaattcaaaatatgaaaagctgaatgtaaaattagaatatttaaaactggATAATTCTAAATTCTTAgtgtttaaaactgaaaataaaaaatttatctattatcattaaatttaaacaaattaaaagttgaaaatgtgtcttttttggtaaattcgactgtcgaaaatcgagcttctttaattcaaaattgaactatttggttgaggattattgcatttgattaaaaaatggttcattttgttaaagaaatgaactattttacagagaatttatgtattttgttgaaaattcatctttttagtagaatatcaattttcttgatacaaatagcaatttttgtattacaaattattctgttttagttgacgattaaagtatttagttaaaaattcatcttttttttttttggttaaactcaaCCGTGTTTTATGTAACTTTatagtgtttttttgttgttaaaatattaaatttgttatttcaaattcatcattttgggttgaaaattccacacattgttagaaaatgtaagtgttttgctggaaatttcttttttttgggtggaaaattaaacaatttaactgaaaatttaacttttttgatcaaatgaagtattttgttaaaaatacatttatttttgggtaaattttaatgatttctacttactattttgttcaaaattaatttttttgttgacatttaatttctttaactgtaaatttaacttctccattattggttgaaggtttgtcttttttatttgaaaaaacaaatatttgaaaattaatgtattttgttaaaaactcgtcctttttggaaacaaaattatatgtttggtggaaaatttataaattcaattgaaaGTTCATCCGTTTTAttaggaaaatcaattttcttgttaaaaaaatacactgTTTTAGCTAGCGATTcaagattctttttaaattgtcgttttaggtcaaaaaattaggtatttgatagcaaatttatgaatttgtttaaaaattcgtctttttagtataaattcaatttttgggtgcaaatgcaactttctggttgaaaattactctgcTTAATGTGAGGAATTAAGTATTCTGTACAAGTCATTTGTTGTGctatatttgactatttttactttaagttccactcttttttgttggaattgaaactgttactttttttttattattcatatttttattggcAAACTCATTTCTTTCGtcacaaattttactattttgtctaacattctttttttttggtttgaagatgaattttttttactgaaaatttaattaatccatttttggttgcaaaataattttttaagataataattaatgtatttttatataaaattttcagatttttagaaaaaatcaattattttatggaaaatttatcaattttgttgaaaactcgtttataGACCAagcttttatttgtaaattactcttttttgttgaagaattcaagagtcttgttaaaaattggtattttttggatgGATCataatctattacattttttattgaatactcatattttatgttaaaaattcatttctttcgttgaaaattgaactattttgtctaagattcgttttttttttcgttgcaaataaattgtgacaacagaaaatttaactattccatttttggttaaaaatttcactcttggtttgaaaattgaaagttcaaAGGTAGATAGTAATCAAATCAGTAGTAATTAAACATCaaatttaataactgaaaatttcgaatttcccCACCGATACCGACGATCCAATCACTCGCATTTACTACTACGCTAGTCAAGTTCCAAATTACATGGTTAAGTCTATATATTTCTAATGGACGATAATtaacatcaattttattaataaacaccAATTTATtcattgttcattaaaaaaaaaattttaactcataaTAAAATTCGAAGTATTGAATTGTACACATTCATGAATGTCAATTAATTAGCTCATTTGACCGTTTCGTCAGTCTCTTTTGGTCTCTTTTGGCCGGTGGAGAATGGCTGAACTATGTAGCTCGCGGTTTAATTTTATCCGTTTAAATCGTATAAAGAGTcagatattcaagaaaattaatgatattttctTAGTTTTGGTGCTTCGTGGatcatttcaaaatcaaattttttttaatttcatgaaattgtGCCAGAAACGCATCCTAATAATGAGTTGGCGTTGCCAACAATTTTTGCGCCAATTTTTCCGTTGTAGTCGCGAGCATTTGTTTCTACCGGTTTCTACAgctctttttcaatttgaattttacgtgttctttttagaaatttaaaaagaacaatttttcctATGCTTTTTGGGCGTGCGGCGTGAActccaaaaatgtttttcttttctttcacgCTTTTTTGAACGGTTTGTTTAACGTAACCTCAATTTTCACGTAAAGCTCTTACAATAATTGTTCTTCACGAATGTCACTAAAGAGTTGAAATAACATCACGTATCGATAATTTCCTGAAatgttctttttgaaatttaagttaaTATTGTAAATGTTGaattagctattttgttaaatatttcccCGGGAGTGCATGtgaaatttgtgcaaaaaaaaagCACATGACAGATAATATTACCCCTTCAAGATGGATCTTCGATGCATACTGAATTAGtgagttctaatttatttttcgtattttcaTATAAATTCTGTAACACTAACAAAAGCTCGCTGTACgttcatgttatttttttttatttgatgaaattttatggtctcgaaaattttattttcccgatttttgggacgactgaaaaatc
The sequence above is drawn from the Belonocnema kinseyi isolate 2016_QV_RU_SX_M_011 chromosome 7, B_treatae_v1, whole genome shotgun sequence genome and encodes:
- the LOC117175796 gene encoding eukaryotic translation initiation factor eIF1: MSIQNLNTFDPFADAIKGSDDDVQDGLVHIRIQQRNGRKTLTTVQGLSSEYDLKKIVRACKKEFACNGTVIEHPEYGEVLQLQGDQRENICQWLTKSGLAKPDQLKVHGF